The Drosophila sulfurigaster albostrigata strain 15112-1811.04 chromosome 3, ASM2355843v2, whole genome shotgun sequence genomic sequence TATCAAGATAGGTTCTTATAAGAGGATTTCTGCTACTTTTTTGTACAAGACTGtattgtttataataatattgaattacaGTTTTCACATATAAATAGTAGCTATCTACAAGATATTCGATCTACCATTTTAAAAGTCAGCtaaaaaacaatcaacagAAAGAGAACCTCATGTTCAACCTTCATAGAACACACATTCAAGTTTTACACTATTATCATTCCCTACAAAATGAATAATCTATAGTTAAAACATAAACGCACGcagtataaatattattatatagtatgGAGTGTTGTAGTCTGTTGCAGTTCATTAAATGATTCGGTTAGTTACAACAAGCTTAAAGTTACTGCAtttctcattatttttaatcgaCTTAATCATATGCTTAACATAGTTACGACCTGATCCCCTTTCCTCTCCCTGCGCTCAAGCTGTGATTAAGCTGCAACATCATCAAGAATTCCTGCATCCCTGCGATCTTCGCATCCCTGCATCCCTCGCATCCTCAGACGGGACAAATGGAAAACAGTAGGTAAGGCCTAACGAGCATTTGTCGAAAGCGGAAAGAAGGCTTGAAAACGTTCTGACAATGAGTGAGCAAAGATAATCTATTATGACCGTAACAAGAAATAAATCCCAACTCGGTAATCCATCATTTTACGACTTGGCAATCAAAATAAGGAGTTTAGCTAAGTCACTAAAAGAAGTCGAGAGAGATTCAACTcgaactccagctccaacttGGAGTCAGTCTAAAAATCTAGACAGTCGGACAATTGGACAATGTGTGGCCAATCAACGGCCAACCAACAAAGTTGGCTAGCTGGTTAACCTGGCTTACAGCACAAGTTGAGCTGTAGCTAGTGATAGCACAAAAGGGAATTTCTCTGAAGGCGATACTATCGGTTaagtgaaattttattttatagaactTGAAAGATATTGAATTTAAtcattgcattttgttttcgaattattgattttgtggaattgttgaaaatatttatatctagCTTTcagtattacaattttttaaaaactataaattacagcatttttattgtttagaagaatatttatacccgctacccatagggtagaagggtattataactttgtgccggcaggaaatgtatgtaacaggtagaaggaggcatctccgaccctataaagtatatatattcttgatcagcgtcaacagccgagacgatatagccatgtccgtctgtccgtctgtgtgtctgtgtgtctgtgtgtccgtccgtctgtccgtatgaacacctagatctcagagactacgagagatagagctataattttttttcgacagcatttgttatgtttgcacgcagatcaagtttgtttcaaatttttgccacgcccacttccgccccgcaaatcaaaaaatcgaataacaagcgtaattttaaagctagagttgcgaattttggtatatataataataactatagtagttatgattcctgaaaatttggttgcgatcagataaaaattgtggaagttataaaagaaatacttttgtatgggcaaaaacgcctacttataagggtcttagttactttggctgacaatctggtatattgagccgtctatggtatattttgaatgtggtactatattgatataccaaacataccatttggtatatttttagtattttttaagtattttcggtatattttcaaaatgataccgcaatattttgcctttattaaaaatgggtagcgggtatctcacagtcgagcacactcgactgtaactttcttacttgtttttatcgAATTTCTACAATATTCTCTTTTGAGCATTCACATTAAAAAAGGTGGTCAAAActtaaaatgttaaacaaatatttcttaagtaAGTGTAgataatttttaaagtaacaaataatattattttattattcaattttgattttaatttaagataaaatataggtttattattattattatagaaagcatatataatttttggaatacttataaaaaaaagttataatacccttctatcgtGTATAAAGAATAGTCTCTTTATTTACATggtaatttactttattttatttgttttattattacattttacaaactcaaaaataatatgaaatatgtgaataaaattgtaactttaagaatatttattaaagagaatattattatttcctcaataaacttttcattaataaatgtttgttaAGTTATCGTTGCTTCGTTCGTGTCACGCGACCATCGCTAGTGTCGACTAACGAACAAGTCGGAAAGTCATGTTTTAGCGTTAAGCAGAACTAGAAGCCAGAGCGCGTTCAGACTTCAGATTGAGCCTGAGTTGCGATCAGGAAACATGCATTTTCGACATGCTCCATACACATTGAGGCCAAAATCAGCAGGCAGCGGGTGAAGCGAGTGAAGCGAACTGAGGAAAGGAGGGAGAGAGTGGACGAATTCAAAGCTCAATTTACGGCAGCCTGACGACTCGGACAAGTGGCAGCTTTGGGCCATTTTAGAGCCCAGCCGCCTGACGTCTGACTAGCCAGGCTTTCAGTCAGTttgtctgtcagtctgtctgtctgtctgtctgtctgtctggccgACTAAATAGTTGCCAATAATCCGTGTCCAAATTGATCGGGTTGCCATTTATGGTAATGGACGAACTTAGAGATGCCAAAATGTTTGGCCGTTGGTCAACGGGGCGAATGCTTCATTACCGATGCACAAACTTGGGCGTGCGTCTCTCAAATGATTTGCAACGGTTTTCAAGCGgcattttgcattattattgcTTCATTTTCCTTTGCAACACGGCTCGCGGCCAagaactgcaactgcaacagcaacaacaacagcgaccaTGAGGAATGCTGTCAATTAGCGTAAGCGAGGAGCAAGCACAATGCGCGCAGATTGAGCCATGAGCCATGGCTTTTAATGAGCTTCACTGCCGATTAGCAGCAGGGAGCAGAGAAGGGGGGAGGTAGGTTAGAGCTGTAGGTGAGGGCAACGCATAGGAAACCCAAGCAAAGCAGTGACAACTCTTCGTGCAGCGTAAGCCCATTTGGAACTGCTcatacattttcaaaatcgCATTTAAAGGTGAAGGTGCAACAGTTAGTGGGCATATCTGGTTCACTGCCTCTTGGAGCCATGCCAACAGAGCTTAGCAAAACGGCGAGCAAATTGTGAAAGAAATATGGGTTAGAAAGAAATGCACAAAACACATCACTGCGAACGAGCCAAAAGGCAATATGGCAACTTGTGGGCAAAAGTACTTTAAGCTACGGGCAACTTTAATATTAGCCAGTTTATGCTGTGGGCAGAATCAGTCGCAGCGtgtataaagaaaattttaagtTCATGAGAAAaagtacaataaaaataaagtataaattaaaGAGTTGAGTAATcgcattttatataattaagcTTCTCAGCATTAAGCAATTAACTTTGACTGTTCAAAAAGCGCGCCCAACGCCATTTACCAGCACTGCCTGCAACTTTTTTAAACGGTCTGGCAACACAGTTCAGGTGCATATGCGAGCTCTCATTTGCACTCGGCACAACAGTGCAATTGTGACGTAATGAATGCTAGAGCACACAATGAATAAACACATTTGGATattaaactacaaaataaataaataataatataccagcAATGCGATTCATGTTTAAGCACCTCATTGTATATCCACaataataagttaaataatttgctCTCTCTTGTTTGTCCCCTCACGTAACCTTCTCTGATGTGTGCTTTCAAGACACACAGCTGTGGCAACaagcaaaataacaacaacaaccacctgCACACACGACTTTCTTCTTAAAGAGTGgcgtatatgtgtgtgagtgagagtgagCGAGAACAAGCGAAGACGGAGTATTGAAAACAATCCAGAAACTACTTGTTGACAAAAGCAGGTGGcggtaacagcaacagcaacagcgactgaACTAAACATTCGCTACCAAAGCATCGCTCTTTGCATATACTAATTATACACACCACGCACGCATCTAGAACTCTACACGTCAGCACTCCGCGACCTATAACCCAATAAACGTAAGTTGGCAGTTAAAGAAAAACTATGCATATGgagaaattaatgaaaagtaCACAAAATCATTGCAGAAAATGCGTCAATTGAAAGGAAAGGTTAAGGAAAcgcgcaaacaaaaaaaggagcGCAAATTGGAAAACGCGGAAATTCAGGCGAAAATGGGCACAATTGTTTTGCCGGCACTGGGCGTCATTGCCATAATAGTAAGCCGACttacaatttaacaaaaaattcaaaatttactaattttcttttcattcagATTGTGGCATTCGTTTACCTGAAGACGAGACCTGCAATTTTGGAGTAAATTACACTACTTCGATTTAGTTTAAGCTAGTTTAGATACAACGaaaattttactttgtttatgtgtgtgcaagaATGTAAAATGTgctatttgtttaaaatgttgttaataaacaaaaaacgtaaaattaaaatgaaaccaaaTGAAATCAGAAATTCTACAGCAACATAGTGTTGCAAAAGACACAAGGTGCGCGAGTGTTGACAGTGTGGCACAACAGGTGCATTGATTTGGGCGCCAATTCAAAATCCAACagataaacaataataaaaagagaaagTTTATTGGTAAAGCTCCTATCGAATTTATGTATTgggcacacaacaacaactaacatgtttttattttgggcTACTTTACATATTATGCGTTGATCTTCGTAGACACCACATTTTTACACGTTGTTCGTTCGTCGCGCTGTCCAAAACGtcttgcattttgcatttttaagaAACTTAAAATTGTCTTTAATTCTTTTACGTGTTCAACAAGATAGTTTTTGTGAATTACactatttaacaaatataattgtgTTGTTTTAACTAGTGAAGAGTGCAGTTAATTGGCTTTTGCTTGTGATTAGATAatacagcaaaataaaaacaacaacaaaccaaaaaaagagagcaaacaaagagagagaacagaGTGTGCCAGCTGTTTGAAGTCTGTTCTCAGTCGAACTCATTCGCACACCTATACACTCACATTTACACACATAGACGCCAGCTACGCTCTCACGGCGGCGTCCGTTCGATTTTGGCAGAGTTGTTCTTCATTTgacgcagttgttgttttggttctCACACTGGCGCGTGCGGGTGAAAAcggaaattttaatatttggaCAATGTTTAAGTTTTTAGTAAGTACCGTAGTGTGCAGAAACTTCATAATATGTTTGTGAAATACATTTGTAGAATGCTGCAATAACGCTGCAGCAGATGCGCAATTTAATCGCGATTATCACAAACAGCAATGCTTTTTCTGGCGATGATTTaatgctttttgtttgttgttatcttGTGACAAAGAATTACCATAAgcaatatttaaagcaaatttgtaatattatataaattgctAAATTCGCTTtgtgaataatataatatggaTGAGAAAGGGGCATTGCTCCTCTCAGTGTCCTTGACCGCAAAGTCTAAAGtccataaaataaataacacctacaaaatatgtatttacatatgaatatatgtatgtatttcaaaGATATACAATTGTTTGTGGTATGCCGTTAGCGTTATTCCCAAAtgttatcgatataccgaTTATTGATGATGAAACGATCCCGCAGGATCATGTGTTGCTGCAGGACTCGTAGGCAATGTTCGAACCAAGTGACTATCACAGATTTTGTGAGATAGAACATTAagaatcaaatcaaaaatgtcAGCCTTTATATAGCattagcttttgttgttttgtcatttcgatttgttcagtttttattcggcaaagaaaatattcgatatcaaattatatttagttaaaaatgAAGCTGCTTGGACTGGGAATGCAGCACTTAATGAGGCGCAGCCAATCTTCATCCTGTGGCTGCCAACAGTCGTATGAATCCTTGCCACCCTGTCCGCCAAAACCTTTTTGGACCGGCGGTcgggttttatttttttcaacgGTCTTTAATCTAAGGCGTGAACATAAATAATGGCTTTTTTTAACTactattatttctattttacaGTTGACTTTTGGGGCCGGTGTTTATACCGGCATTTACGTGTCGCAGAACTATGAGGTAactattcaaataatactccagaatttaattcataagttttgttttccatATTTTAGGTCCCTCGTGTCGACAACCCCCAAAAAGTGGTGGAACGtatgaatgaaaaatttcGCGAGCTAGTCGATGGCAAGAAAAAGTAAATGAGAAAAAATACTCTTCTCTGAATCGTTGCTATTTCCATACTCATCAACAAATCCACCAAGCAGCTTATTTTAATCTCTTCCAAATGTAATTGAAAGCACAATAGcgctaaaataaattttatgccATTAGATTTGACAATACCAAGTTTTCTCAAACTAAACTCATTTAATTATAGGACTAACCatcattatattattacaacGGTTGACAAAACCactaaaataaatgtgtaacGTATCTTACAGCACGCCAGTCGATCAAATTGTTAAGGATATCAAGAAGGAAGCCAAGAAGATATTGGATGATTAATTGCCAGATCGGGCTCGAAAgacaataattatattttatactttagtTGATGCtgtgtttaaacaaattttatctaatgaacaaataaagcaaaattaaatgcaatttacaaataactctaaataaatgaaacaccTCCACCATAATATTCTAAACGTGTTTGCGGCTGCACAAACGCCAACCAATCAGAGGCATGCGTTGGTAACAGTCCCATGCTATGACACTTGTA encodes the following:
- the LOC133845081 gene encoding single-pass membrane and coiled-coil domain-containing protein 4 homolog; this translates as MRQLKGKVKETRKQKKERKLENAEIQAKMGTIVLPALGVIAIIIVAFVYLKTRPAILE
- the LOC133845080 gene encoding uncharacterized protein LOC133845080 isoform X2, with translation MFKFLLTFGAGVYTGIYVSQNYEVPRVDNPQKVVERMNEKFRELVDGKKNTPVDQIVKDIKKEAKKILDD
- the LOC133845080 gene encoding uncharacterized protein LOC133845080 isoform X1, which gives rise to MKLLGLGMQHLMRRSQSSSCGCQQSYESLPPCPPKPFWTGGRVLFFSTLTFGAGVYTGIYVSQNYEVPRVDNPQKVVERMNEKFRELVDGKKNTPVDQIVKDIKKEAKKILDD